A window from Vespa velutina chromosome 13, iVesVel2.1, whole genome shotgun sequence encodes these proteins:
- the LOC124953719 gene encoding quinone oxidoreductase-like protein 2 homolog: MKDAAILTDDYFSPLLIFGRRSKLNENEYILINTNLAYSGLAASNIAACIFRAKPIIASNCITSFNCNSGAIAIIDRNKLSDELERITGKREVRLIIDTIGGKQFGNLLKCLQHEGIVAVVDCARDSKYPYQYMFPSNYTILTLAIEHYKNNDPFIYRETMKNLLDYRIEGTICPHISAIFGLNNINKAFEYAAKLTRGKILIDLKNHDEYYLCES; the protein is encoded by the exons atgaaagaTGCGGCGATCTTGACGGACGATTATTTCTCACCATTGTTAATATTCGGCCGTCGTAGTAAATTAAACGAGAATGaatatatcttaattaatacaaatttggCTTATTCGGGATTGGCAGCCAGTAATATCGCAGCATGCATCTTTCGTGCCAAG CCAATTATTGCGTCCAATTGTATAACATCGTTCAATTGTAATAGCGGTGCTATTGCGAttatcgatagaaataaattgagCGACGAATTAGAACGAATTACTGGCAAGAGAGAAGTTCGTTTAATCATCGATACGATTGGTGGAAAACAATTTGGGAATTTACTTAAATG tTTGCAACATGAAGGAATAGTTGCTGTTGTGGATTGTGCAAGAGATTCAAAGTATCCGTATCAATATATGTTCCCATCGAATTATACTATCTTAACACTGGCAATagaacattataaaaataatgatcccTTTATATATAG AGAAaccatgaaaaatttattggatTATCGAATAGAAGGTACGATCTGTCCACATATATCAGCCATATTTggattgaataatataaacaagGCATTTGAATATGCCGCAAAATTGACTCGGGGCAAAATATTGATAGATCTTAAAAATCATgacgaatattatttatgtgaaTCTTAA
- the LOC124953722 gene encoding pheromone-processing carboxypeptidase KEX1-like codes for MLVWCLVFLLRIEVSRPSWHEVGLLDVVGCGGGGGGGGGGNSGSGGGNDGNSDDSDDSAVVYSIDDNDNNDDDDDDNNDDYDYDDDDDNDDDDDNDYDNNNNKNNDESDGDAERKVTRRSN; via the exons ATGCTCGTATGGTGTCTTGTATTTTTGTTGCGAATCGAAGTAAG CCGTCCAAGTTGGCACGAGGTTGGTCTATTGGACGTCGTTGGGTgcggcggtggtggcggcggcggcggcggcggcaacAGCGGCAGTGGCGGCGGCAATGACGGCAACAGCGACGACAGCGACGACAGCGCGGTAGTTTACAGCattgacgacaacgacaacaacgacgatgacgatgatgacaataacgacgactacgactacgatgacgacgacgacaacgacgacgacgatgacaacgactacgacaacaacaataacaaaaacaacgaTGAAAGTGACGGGGATGCTGAACGAAAAGTAACTAGAAGAAGTAACTAG